In Cicer arietinum cultivar CDC Frontier isolate Library 1 chromosome 1, Cicar.CDCFrontier_v2.0, whole genome shotgun sequence, one DNA window encodes the following:
- the LOC101501746 gene encoding ethylene-responsive transcription factor ERF026-like — protein MSYPIPASISPTDIPVAAEAAAQAIIMNIMRSSQSQQGEEEEKGKTSCFEGSNSGYGQQQQYIVEDELLNMPNLLDDFTRGMQVCPPRMTSFSNYSDHDNLPSNSDGGGGDNLWSYTF, from the coding sequence ATGTCTTATCCTATTCCTGCTTCAATATCTCCAACTGATATTCCTGTTGCTGCAGAAGCTGCAGCACAAGCCATAATCATGAATATAATGAGATCTTCTCAATCTCAACAAGGAGAAGaggaagaaaaaggaaagaCTTCATGTTTTGAAGGATCTAATTCAGGTTATGGACAGCAGCAACAATATATTGTTGAAGATGAGTTGTTGAATATGCCAAATTTGTTAGATGATTTTACTAGAGGAATGCAGGTTTGTCCACCAAGGATGACTTCATTTTCTAATTATTCTGATCATGATAATTTACCCTCAAATTCTGATGGTGGAGGAGGAGATAATCTTTGGAGTTACACATTTTGA
- the LOC101497567 gene encoding uncharacterized protein → MRNVGVVDSEYIVHLGLPTLGGSSSNGNETSSNSHRDSDRAKVRMQSYIEMQVFGKRWKDAAKKDQCWIDPYEQQENQTSR, encoded by the exons ATGAGAAATGTTGGTGTGGTGGATTCTGAGTACATAGTTCATCTTGGTCTTCCCACTCTTGGGGGATCTTCATCAAATGGCAATGAG ACTTCATCAAATTCCCATAGAGATAGTGATAGAGCTAAA GTGAGGATGCAGTCATACATTGAAATGCAGGTTTTTGGTAAAAGATGGAAAGATGCAGCAAAGAAGGACCAATGTTGGATTGATCCATATGAACAACAGGAAAACCAGACTAGTCGTTAA